The genomic region CATAATACAGCTCTGATCCAGGAACGCGGGGCAGCTTGGGGATAGCTCGGGTTTGTGAGGGGAACAGTGGGGTGAACTGGGGAAACACCAGTTGAAGGAGCGCCGTTTGATTGACGGATAAATCGTGGGGGGTTGGTACTCTGCTCCATGACATAACCGTTGACTGGGGGTTGGGTCAATTGATTACGAGGTTGTGATTGTGGATTGCCCCTTTTCAATTCAGGGGTAGTAAGTCCCAAGCGTGATCTTGGTATCCTACCGAATAGCACGTGGATGGACGGCTGCTTCTACCCCAAGTGAGCAAAAGTAGAGTCCGACATATTTACGGAGTTTATTTTGGTCAAaaggggctgctgctgctgatgcaACACCAGTAGGCTAAGTTCCGAAGGCGACTCGGGACAAACGAGTGGAAAACTTGAGCTCCTACAAGGGCAGGAAAGCAAACTTCTCTGAGATGAACCACAGCTTCTTTTGCTGGTGGTAGTAAAATATTGCGAGGGTGGACGCGCGGACCCTCGGACTTTGTGTATAAGCCGTGTTCAGATCGGAGCGTCCTGGTCAGAGACAATGCTGGTCGAGTTCCGACGATCTTTGGCCAGATGATAATGTAGGCAGTGATATTTCGACGAGAATAAGATTAAATAgtcccatcatctcctttCTAAGATGCCCGTCACTCACCTCATTACCGCATCAAGATCACACTACTCACTGCACAAACCTACTTCAAGATGTCTTCCAAgaccttcaacctctccaagCCAGACCGAACTGTGCAAGTCGGTGTGATCCTTCTCGGCGGGTACGTCCCTTGTAACAGTTCTAGAATCTGACACTGACAAGATCGTATCAGTCTCACCGAATTCCTCGACGTGGCACCTGTCgacctcttcaacagcctCACGCCCAGGTTTCTTCAAACCTTGTCAAGCGCTTTCCTTCCGGCCCATCTCTTGCAACAAGCCATAGACATGGAATTTCACTGGGTGACTGAGACAGGCAAAACCCCTTCAGTCAGCAACCTTACCGCGCGCACAACCATCGTGCCGACCGACTCCTTTGCAACCTGTCCTCTCTTGGACGTTGTTCTCATCGGAGCCTACCACGCTGGGTATAACCCGACTGAGGCAGAGTTGGCTTATGTCCGCAAGGCGTACGAAAACTGCTCTGCCTTTATGACCATCTGCGGCGGCATTGAGGTCCCCTTGAGAGCTGGCATCTTGGAGGGCAAGACTGCCACGGGACCGAGATTTATGTTGGATATTCTGAGACAGCTGGCACCAGGAACGAACTGGATTGAGAAACGCTGGGCGAGCGATGGCAAGTTGTGGACGAGTGGAGCTCTGCTGAATGGGACGGATATGGTGGCGGCCTTTCagagggaggtttggggtgggaaGTCGCTTACAGAGGAGGATTCCTTGGTTGAGTTCATGGCCAGGGTGGGAGGCGTTCCCGTGAGAGACGTTGATTACAAGGATGTGGATTGGAAGCTGTGATCTTCTGGACGTTTTGGGCTTGTTTGCTTCAGGACTTCGTGTTAGCTTCCGTGCTTTGCTGTGGAGGTATCACATGACGATAGTTAGGCAatgggagaaggagcagctGAGGGCTGATGTCACGTTCCACTCGCTCAAATAGTCACGACTGATCGGATCACACTCTCTCAAAACCTTTCTCCCTTCCCACATCCAAGGCTGCCGCATGCCCCTTCACCACAATCCAACATTTATCACCATGTTCGTTGAACGAATCCAACATTTATCACTATGTTCGTTGAACGGTGCACTCGGCTATCCCATCTTCGCGTCATATCGTGAAAGCCATGACAGTCGTCCACGTACAACGGTACGTCGTCCGAACGAAAAATTTCATCACACTTCAAACCTGGCATGTCCCTTTTTACGCTCTCACCAGCAAGCGGTTGATCGATTCCAGACACCGATCTCGAGCAGGATTGGCCAATCCTCATCTCAGAACTGACAGGTTCCACCTGAACCACCAGGACACGTACTTCGTCTTGCCGTACACACGTCCACCCCATCTACCGAGCCACAGAGATTGCCATATACCGTGCTCTGTTTTACGCTGCTCAACAGTAACCCCCACAGTTCGGGAAGCCTCAATATCTTCACGTCGTTTGTTCAGCTCTGGCAATCCCGTTGTCCTGTTCGAAAGTACGCAAGTTGCACACTCCCCATAACCCAAGACTCCATGGGTTAGCAGTCGACGCTGGCCATGTCAGGTCGGTATTCAAGTATGCCTCCAAAGTCCCCAAAGTGAAAGATTGTCCTCCCGTTCTCGGTTTGATATTTTTCGAGACTCAGACCAAAATGTTCGCCGTGCCGATAGAGGAATTCAGAAAGATAAGGGAAAATAGGCGTAAGCTGGCAACATCGACCaagtcatcaacaccaccaccaccaccgagtcTTGACAATGTCTCGACGGATATAGAGCTTCAGCTTCCCGCTTCTGCGATTATAGATGATGCCCAGGGGCCCGACGCTCACAAGCCATTGATCAACCCCCGTCTTATATCCGACGCTACAATCGGTCTCTCAGACGGCCTCACTGTCCCCTTTGCTCTCACAGCAGGACTTACCGCGCTAGGAGACACCCGCACAGTCATCTATGGTGGTCTGGCAGAACTGATAGCAGGCGCCATCTCAATGGGACTAGGAGGTTATCTTGGAGCAAGGGGAGAATTGGCAGCATACGAAGAGTCACACTCTAGGCTGATGACGCTCCTGCAAGAACCTGGGCCGCCTACCAAGtccgccatcaccgccggcCAAGACGCTGTCATTGAGGCGTTGCAGCAAGCCTTGTTTCCTCTGCAGGTACACAGACTGGACCTGAAACACCAGCTTATCGAGGGCGAGAGTGAAGAATGGGTGGGGTTACTGTTGAGGTTACAGGGCATTTCCCTTCCTTCAACATGTACCGACGACGACTGTACGAAAAGCCATGACCaaaaggccgaggagaaacggaggagaaggagacaGAGAGATGACAGCAGGACGAGAGCAATGCAATCGGCCGTCACAATAGCGGCCGGGTATTTCCTCGGTGGGCTCCTACCGCTTATACCGTACTTTTTCGTGGCCGGACATATCGGAAAGTTGATGGCGGGGCTGTACATCTCGATCGGAGTCATGGGGGTAGCGTTGTTCACGTTTGGCTATGTCAAGacggctgtggtggttgggtttggaAGGCAGAACGCAAAGAAGAGTGTGCTAGGGGGTGTGCAGATGGTGATTGTAGGGGGGATGGCGGCCGGGGCTGCTATGGGTTTAGTCAAAGTGTTTGAAGGGGTTGGGACGTTTGGGTCATGATGTACGAGAGAAAACAAAATCGGAAGAGCTCATATAGACAGTCAGTACAGAGATATAAAGTGGGTTTTAAAAAGGGGTTATTCTTTTGTTATCAAGGCGTTTGTGTGAATTTCATTTACACCTGCATATCCTACACATGTGTGACCTCTCTCCAGGGTTGTGATATGGTGACGAGGGAAAGCTTaggcaccaccctcccgctTGGcgtactcctcctccattgCCTCTTCGTATTTCCTGTCTGCCTCCTTTTCGGCTTCGGTCTTTGGGCGGGTGACACCAGCGCCAGTGTTGACGCCAGCGCCGGTGGGGACGTTGGAGGTTtgctgggggttgatgttggaggaggaggaggggttgttggacggggccgaggaggtggaggaggtgattttGTCGGACATGACGTTTCTTTATTTGGTTGTTTGTAATGTTTTGAGAAAAGAGGTAGCAGATAGTTTGTGTATtgtgtgatggatggatgatgtgTTGTGAAAGCCGTGGTGAGTTGTGAAGTCTTCTTATAGCTCTTTGTGAGGGAGAGCTGGTGGCAAAAGGTGGCGTACAGTGTGCGTAATTGCCCAACTGAGCATTGGGACGGAGCGCTGAAGATGACtccgaggggggtgggttatAGCGGGTGATCCCGCATTTTCAGGGACCAAAACCAGAATTCCACAGCAGGTTGTTGGGTAGAACTGTTTGTCATGTCAAGTTCCTCACTTGGGTAGAGGCTATATCCAAGAACACTCGAGTGTCGTCTCTTTTTTCGCGGAGATGGGAATTAaaatggtgggtggtgggcttggtTTTGTTCGTCGAgtctcaacctcaccttcaacccccttcAAGGAAGATTCAAAAGACTACCTACACCACTTACTTGAATATAGAGCATCTCAACAAAGCCATCATGTCCTCACATCATCAGTCACACCACCCGACACTCCAGCACAGCACAAGACTATTTATTCTCACTCGCTTTTCCCTCTCATGGCATAATTCTACAAGCACAACCCCTCAAAACCTCAACGCAAACACCCCGCTTATATGAGCGCTCAACCCTAAAGCCTAATACTACACAGCCACAACAAACTCCCCGCCCTTAAACATTTCTTCCAACCCAAACGCCCCAATCCATGATTCACGTATCTAAGACACGCCCCAAAATGACCATAAACGCGCGCATCCgtgatgaaaaaaaaaatattacGCCATGTCATTATGCAAGTAACAACTCCCTCCGGTACCCGCCTGGGTGTTTCTTGGAAAATCTCCCTCCCAGCCGTGCAATGCAACTCTGCCTTGGCCGTGCAGAAGCACGAGGTTCCTCCTTCGTCAAGGTTTGAGAAGCCGGAGTTGTGTACTACATTACAACGTTCTACGCCACAACGGGGCGGAGGATAGCCTCGAAGCGGGCGGCAACCTAGAAAACCCATGTTAGAAGAGATTCAAGAGAGGAGAAAAAAGGATGACGTACCTCAGGAGCCGCCTTGATAAACGGCAGCTCAAAGAAATGAAACTTTTCATTCTTGAGCAACTCGAGGATCGTGACCACGAGACCCCATGGCTGGGGCCAGTACCCAACCATGCGCTCCAAGAGAACTCGCACAATCTGCTGCCGAATCTCTGTCTCCTCCGGGTCGTCAAGATCGTGACCAAAAATTTCGACGATGGCATGGCTGAAATAGTTTGTCGACGCGTTGGCGAACCGGAGTTCGTTGACCATGCTGCTGAGAAGATAGTACCGTGTCTCGGCCGGCACCTCGGTGACCAGCATGTGCAGAGTCTTGACGTCGGGAGCCCCGGACACGAACACGGGCGCGTCACTGTTGTTAACAGCGCGTTGGGAGGCCGCGTTGGCGATGTGGGAAACCACGGCGTCGACAACTCGGCGGTCGACATTGACAGGCACAAAGCCAAACGTGGTCAGGTCGGTATCGGCGTGGTGCATCGCGTGCGTAATTTGGGCGATGGCGTCCTCCGAGGGTCCGTTTTGCAATGACTGCTCCAGGATGTCATAGAGCCCTAGTTCCTTGAGCTGGCCGGCGCAGTCATAAAGGCTCACCACCGGGTCCTTCATCTCGGGGATCCGATCAATCTTGAGTCCCGGCCGAAAGGGATCGGGCACCTTGTCGAACGGCGTCGTGGACGCCGACAAGATCATGTTGATGAGCTGTGTGGCATGCGAGGGCAGGCACTGGCATAGCTGCACATGGTAGGCAGAAAGATACTCCGGGAAGTCGTGGAAAAGCACAGCCACAAGCTTCACCGTGCCCGAGTACAGGTCCTTAGCGGCAAGGGACACTTCGAAAGCTTTCAGCATGTTGCAGAGATAAGAGAAGAGATGGGTGAGGAGCTTGGTGAAGGGCTCCCAGCCTGCCTGGTTGGGCATGCGCATGATCGCTGGGAGAAAGGCGCGGTGAGCCAAGAGACCCATCCATTGAAACAAGAAGCCAGGGTACACAACCGGCCGAAGGTCCCATAGACGTGCCGCAAAGTTGAGCACTATCTTTTCGCTTTCACTGTCTGAGAATCTTTCCGTCAGGTTCATGATCTGGTGGAAGAGAttggagaagaagcggaAGAACACGCGTGGGTTGAAAGCGTCCCCGCGTCTAACGTGGTGGTTGTTCAACACAAGCACACCAAGAGCAAGGACAGAGTCCAGGAAGGCGACACGCGATGATTCGCTGGTGCCAGGAGCGTCGTGGGACTGAGTGAAGATGAGGATCATCTTGACGAGAGCGTCAACTGCCTGGAAGCTCTCGTCGCTGAAGCCTTCACCTAGGTGGGCACTTTGCTCAGCACGGTCGACGGATTTGTCGATTGCTTGCCTCGCAAAGACGAAAAAGTCCTCCTTGGTGACAATGTGCCGCCGCCAGTTCAACTGTTGCACAAACTTTGTGGCAGCCTTTTCCGAGGCGCAGTCGTTGTTGCATAGCTGCACCCATTCCTCAAAGATGTAGTCAAACTGCTCGAACTGAGCCTCGGGGGTTCGGTCAGGATGAATCTCGGGCGAAGGCCCCAGCACCTTGGCCTTGAACCGCTGGCCACCTGGCACTTCAGGCTCTTCAGTTATCCACGCCCAGGCTTCCTCCAAGCTCTGAACGAAATCGGTATAGAGATTGACAGGGGCCTCGCTGAACAGCGTAAGATCCATCAAGGACTCCAGAAACTCAATGGAACCGCTGCTCCGTTCATTCAACGCCTTGGCCATGGCTGCATCGATGCTGTGCCAATCAATGAGGTCCGTTCTGAGCAGCGCCGAGATCAGGGGCAGATTCAAAAAAGTACTACCTGACTGCTGGTAAAACAGCCAGCGGATCTGTTGACTCGTCGCCGGGCCCGCAACCTTTCGCAGCGTCTCCAGCACGTGAACCAGAGTCTCCAAGAGGAGGGAAGTGGGTTCGGGCTGCGGGCGGAAGAGAAGCCCGGAGATTTGGGTCGCCACATAGACTGCAAATTCATCAGATGTCTGTTGAGTCTTGATTGTAAGCTGGACGACGGCGTCATGAATGTTGATAACTTCATGGGTCCGAGGGAGGTCCTCAAAGTGCTCCTCGGCCGTGTTGCTGACGGCAGTCGCCAGCTTTTCCAACAAGCTGTTCACCCGTTCCGCCACGTTCCGAGCGTCGACAGGGCTGATGCCAGGTTGTCGGCCATTTACCATGCCAGCATGAACAGGAGGGTAATGCTGAGGTTGGACGCCCATGTGGGGAAGCGATGGGGTTTCAGCAGGGGTAGGAATGGTGGACACCGAGTTGTACTGGTCACCGAGGACTTCGTTTGCAATTGATCTCGCATCCGACGATGAAGGAACGTGCGAAGGCGTAAcagaggcggcggcggcggcggcggcggcggcagcagccgcagcagcagttACCCTTGATTGCCGAGCAAAATCATCGTAGATGGCCATTTGCTCATCATTGAGGCCGCTCAAGCTGGGCTGCAGCTTGAAAGGAGCGGGGATAGTCCAGGCCCAGCGGTTCAGGCGGGGATCCATGAATGGGTCGTTGGGTCGGTTGATgcggtgatggcggcgcGCCTCGAGATCTTCTGCGAGCAAGTCCTCAATCTCGGGGACACCGCGCTCCTCGGCCGACTTTTCGATGATGCTGGAAGCCAGCTCCATGTTGGAGTTGACACACAGCATGATGATACCTTCTGGGAGACCCTGATGAAGCTCCGAGGCGAGCTGGCGGAGATAGTTGGTGAAGTTGGCGCGCAATGGCTCCTTGGAGGTTACAAGTGCCAAGCTCCCAGCAGTAGACTTGACCATGTTGACGGCAGCCATCCGAACCCTGTCCGGGTCGCCCTCGGTTGCGAAGTCCTTGCGGATCATTTGCTGCGTAGAGATGGCGGCAATGGTCACAGACCTATCCACAACAGGCTGGATGATCTCTTGCAGCGCGCGCGTGAGAGCTTGACGGACAATGTCGTGCAGCTTCGCGGCGCTGACAACCTCGGTGGACGGGACGCTCAGGTTGGGCCCCAAGTCGGGGATGGCAAGAGCCGGGTGCGAGACAAGTGAGCTGTTCACTCCCGTCATGCCGTTGAGGGATAGGCTCTCAAAACTGTCGAGATTATCTGGCCCAACCAAGTCACCCACGTCCTCGAGAGGAGGCCGGTTCAAGATCTCACCAGATGGCTCGATCGCCTCATGATCGAGATCGAGACACTTGCAGAGCACCTCGATCTCAAACTTGAGAttgagcttgagctcggcGTTGTGATAGAGTTCAATTAGGAGGTGGATAATGTCCATGAGCCAGGGGTTCGGCGGTCTGAACACGTTCGAGTTGGCTGCCTGGGTCAAGACCTTGCAGACAAAGGGGATGACGACAATGAGACGCTTGGTATCGAGGGCTTCGATCAGCAGTTGCCTGAAGGCAATGTTGCTGTGCTTGATAGGCTTGTCACGAGCAAGGGTCAACAGGCCAAGCCAGCCACCCAGATTCTTGAGGTGAGTCCTCTCGGTCGAATTCGACTGCGTCTGCTCAGAGTTGAGCATGCGCTGGACGCTGACATAGGTCTCCCTCAGAACTTCGGTCCACAGCAGCCTATCCTCAAACTGCTTCACCAGCTCGAGGTAGACATGGTGGTAGTTCGGCTGCATCTTGGCGCGCTCCTCCACCAGGTGACTGGCGAACCACTGCTGGTGCTTGACATCCAGCATCTTCTGGAGCTCCTTGAATATTGACTGCAGGGTCGTGTCGGTGGCGTTATTGAGAGCAAACTGGATTTTGCCTTGGGCATCGGGCGTGGGGTCTTCGTAGTTGATCCCGGCGGGAGGTGGGCCAACATTGATGGACAGGAacgggggagggtgctgTTCCGAGCTGAGACTGTCCTCCAGACCGCCATTGGTCAGTTGCTTGTCACTGCCGGCGATGGCTGGAAGACCGTTGCGAAGGGTTCGGGCCAACTCCTCGTCATGCTCTCGAACCACCTCTTCCGCCTTCCTGTACGCCTCCGTTCCCTGTAGTCCAGGTATCAGGATCAAGTCCTTGCAGAACGCAGGCCATTCCCGCAGCCGGCCAAAGAGCTGCATGAGGGCCTGAAGACCGAACTTGTACATGGGCTCCTCGGGACGATTCTCCTTGACGGCCTGCAAGATCATACCCAAACCAATTTTGAGGGGGAGTCTCGATATCAACTTGTGAGAGATTATCCCACCGAAGAGCACTGCTGTAGTGGCGAGGGCCTCGAGAGGATAGTCGACATAATGGGCGTATTCGTCAAACAGACCGTGAATCATGCACGCAAAAATGTCCTGCTCCAGCGGCACACGCGAATGCTTGTAGTGTTCGAGAACCTCGACCACACTGCGAACCTGCAATTCATCGCCGTACATTTTCTTGTAGTGTTCTTCCATCCTGGTCGTGGCTGCTGGTGCAAGCATATTCCCGCCCCGCCCATTGTCATCGATGATGTCGTCGTAACCTTCCCCATAGTTAATCAGGCGGGGGTAAGCTGTTATGCAGTGTCTCTGAACATTAATCAGATCCACAACAGGGGCTTTCAGGTTGAACCTGTCCAAAATGTCGAGCATCATATAGACTGTTTTGACCTGCAAGGGTGTGTGGGCTTGTCCATTGTCTCCGCTCCGCTGATACGTCTGCTCCAGGTTCGTTTTTATCAACAGAAACTGATTTATGGCCCTGGCCATCTCGCCGGGTCGCTCAGCGTTCTGGCTTGCCCACTGCTCCAAGTTCAGAAAACCTTGCGCATGCGCATAGGCAACGAGATCAAGCCCGAAGCCAGTGGGAAGGAAAACCAGCTCCTGGAGCCACTTGTGCCTCACCGCAAACTCGAAGATGGTTGGCAAGACAATAGGCTTGAGAGCATGCTGTTCTTCCAGCCGCTGCATGACCCACACCTTGTCCCGTCTCCAGAGGCTTTCCATCACAAAGTCGGAGGTCGGTGTCTTGTTGATCAGAAACCCCTCAAATAGCGATGCCAGCGTCTCTTCGGCCATTGTGGGCCACGGCTTAGGAACCCCAAAGGCTGAGGTGACAAAGACATGTAGATTAGGCACAACGACGTCTTGAAACAGGCGCTTCGCCTCTGTGCTCTGTGAGGCATGCATCGAGTGCAGAGCCACATTGAAGACAGCAGACAAAGCAGCCTCGGATACCAGTGGGTGTCTAACAGCGAGGGCAGCTATTTCCTGAATTGCCCGGTCGGATTGTACGTATTCGTCCACCGTAAACGTCGGCTTGAGGCCTGGGATGGTTGTGGCATCCAGTTGCTCCGGGGTGAGTGAGGCATAGGCGCAAATGAAGGACAGCTGGGTTTCGGGATTCTCCCATTCTCCGCCCCACAGCCGTTGAATGTTGAACCTGTCGAGATGCTCGAGCGCGATGGGTAATAATGCATTGTATAACCGCAGAAACTGCGCCGAAGTTACGCGTGCATTCGCATGGTCGAAATACGAAACGACATCCTGCCACTGGAAGCTGTCGGGCAGTATCCGCCTCAGGGCCGCAACGAGAATCGAGGGTTTGTGTGGCGGGGTCtggctgatggtggtgtaaaGAAGCGCGGCAGATACTTGTTCTTCGGACAGTTGGATGTTGGAAGGTCGGTTCTGGAGGTAAGTCACGCAtgtctcctcgtccttggTGAAGGCTGACCCGACACGGTATATGTAGAGGGCCAGTGCATTCGGTGGCCTGTCGGCGAGGAGGCGAATCAGGTCCAGGGCCGCCAGAACCTGAGAGGGGGGCGGCTttccgtctcctccttgtGAATACCGCATCGACACCTTGTACTCCAActccttcttggcggcaGCATTGAAGTTTGGCGGGTGAAGTTGTATGAATCGGTCGAGCAGTTCGGCAACGAATTCGGCGGGCATGTCCATGTGTTCCCCAGTCGGTCGACTCAAGATATTCACAAAGGTTGGGTAGTTGGTAGACAAAATGGCATCCGCTGCGACAGTGAAACCATGTCAGTAATAGAGGGAGTAGGCACGCTGCGCAAGGGCGTCTTACCTTTGGTCTTCAGGTCAACCCTGCTACCTAGTTTGAAGGCCAGGGCCAACAGTGTCTTTTCGAGGGCATCGAGTTGGAAGTGTTCCATAAAAGTCGACAAGTCAAAAGTGTGGAATATATCTTCGGTGCCGGTCTCGATCGACTCGGCGATCTTCCTCGCTTGGCTGAAGTCTCTGGCAAGCAGCTCCATTTCGGCAACAAGGAGTTGCatgttgttattgttggaATTCGCTACTGGCCGCCCCGCGCCGGGGAAGATCTGAGAGGCATTGGAGGCCACCAGGCGCGTGAAGTATCTCGAATAGACATCCATGCCGTGCTCATGGATAAGCTGGGGAGAAGCCATAACAGCAGGTTAGCAGTCGGTCAATAGGGTGCAGGAGTAGGTATGGGATATGGCAGTTGACAGTGGGGCAGAAGGGGCAGCGGAGGACAGAAGGCTGACAGCGGCATCAAGGGCGATTGGCACCGCACCTTTTGCAAAGCGTCAGTCTGTGACTTCCACCTTCTCGGATCGCCCTTGTCCTCTTTGATGGTGctcaggagcaggagaaccTGGGCAACTGCAATCTTGGCCAGGGAGCTGGAGCCAGTGGGGCTGCTGGTACTGGGGTTGGCACCCGAACTCAGCGCAccgtgatgatgggagggacTCTGCGAGTGGGCGAGGCCAGTGTGGAGGGGCTGGGAGGCAGAATTGGGATTGGGTGTGAAGGTTCCCTTCTTGGAGTGGGGGACCATGGATTACCAGGTAGGAATTTATGTGTGGAATCGCCGGTGCTGCTATCCAGGGCAAGGCGGGACAGAGCGActctttttttggtggtgaaggggggagcGCGAGGCGCTACTAGGTATTCTGTAGACGTGTGTGGTACGGCAGAGgggtctctctctctcccgtcTCTTTGCGGATCTCTGCTGGGGTAACGAAGTAACGAGGGCTGCTGCTTGTAAGGCCTGTGACGTTGGTCGCGGTCTGGTAATATCGTGGATGGTATTGGCAGCAGGCTCTCGGCAGGGGGCCAgggacggtggtgggtgagatagggatggtgatggaagaTCGAAAGTCGCTTTTTTACGACGTTGTTGAATGGCAAGTGTTGCTTGCCGAGCTAGGTATCCCTTTGAGTTTGGGGCGCTGAGATGCTTGGCACCCACGGCCAATCGTAGCTACGGAACCGGCGTGATCACGTGAGAGTGTACCTGGAGACACT from Podospora bellae-mahoneyi strain CBS 112042 chromosome 4, whole genome shotgun sequence harbors:
- a CDS encoding hypothetical protein (EggNog:ENOG503P361; COG:S); protein product: MSSKTFNLSKPDRTVQVGVILLGGLTEFLDVAPVDLFNSLTPRFLQTLSSAFLPAHLLQQAIDMEFHWVTETGKTPSVSNLTARTTIVPTDSFATCPLLDVVLIGAYHAGYNPTEAELAYVRKAYENCSAFMTICGGIEVPLRAGILEGKTATGPRFMLDILRQLAPGTNWIEKRWASDGKLWTSGALLNGTDMVAAFQREVWGGKSLTEEDSLVEFMARVGGVPVRDVDYKDVDWKL
- the CCC1 gene encoding Protein ccc1 (EggNog:ENOG503NWJG; COG:S) — translated: MTVVHVQRLHGLAVDAGHVRSVFKYASKVPKVKDCPPVLGLIFFETQTKMFAVPIEEFRKIRENRRKLATSTKSSTPPPPPSLDNVSTDIELQLPASAIIDDAQGPDAHKPLINPRLISDATIGLSDGLTVPFALTAGLTALGDTRTVIYGGLAELIAGAISMGLGGYLGARGELAAYEESHSRLMTLLQEPGPPTKSAITAGQDAVIEALQQALFPLQVHRLDLKHQLIEGESEEWVGLLLRLQGISLPSTCTDDDCTKSHDQKAEEKRRRRRQRDDSRTRAMQSAVTIAAGYFLGGLLPLIPYFFVAGHIGKLMAGLYISIGVMGVALFTFGYVKTAVVVGFGRQNAKKSVLGGVQMVIVGGMAAGAAMGLVKVFEGVGTFGS
- a CDS encoding hypothetical protein (EggNog:ENOG503P9XH), whose product is MSDKITSSTSSAPSNNPSSSSNINPQQTSNVPTGAGVNTGAGVTRPKTEAEKEADRKYEEAMEEEYAKREGGA
- the CDC39 gene encoding CCR4-NOT core subunit cdc39 (EggNog:ENOG503NXE7; BUSCO:EOG092600SK; COG:K), which produces MVPHSKKGTFTPNPNSASQPLHTGLAHSQSPSHHHGALSSGANPSTSSPTGSSSLAKIAVAQVLLLLSTIKEDKGDPRRWKSQTDALQKLIHEHGMDVYSRYFTRLVASNASQIFPGAGRPVANSNNNNMQLLVAEMELLARDFSQARKIAESIETGTEDIFHTFDLSTFMEHFQLDALEKTLLALAFKLGSRVDLKTKADAILSTNYPTFVNILSRPTGEHMDMPAEFVAELLDRFIQLHPPNFNAAAKKELEYKVSMRYSQGGDGKPPPSQVLAALDLIRLLADRPPNALALYIYRVGSAFTKDEETCVTYLQNRPSNIQLSEEQVSAALLYTTISQTPPHKPSILVAALRRILPDSFQWQDVVSYFDHANARVTSAQFLRLYNALLPIALEHLDRFNIQRLWGGEWENPETQLSFICAYASLTPEQLDATTIPGLKPTFTVDEYVQSDRAIQEIAALAVRHPLVSEAALSAVFNVALHSMHASQSTEAKRLFQDVVVPNLHVFVTSAFGVPKPWPTMAEETLASLFEGFLINKTPTSDFVMESLWRRDKVWVMQRLEEQHALKPIVLPTIFEFAVRHKWLQELVFLPTGFGLDLVAYAHAQGFLNLEQWASQNAERPGEMARAINQFLLIKTNLEQTYQRSGDNGQAHTPLQVKTVYMMLDILDRFNLKAPVVDLINVQRHCITAYPRLINYGEGYDDIIDDNGRGGNMLAPAATTRMEEHYKKMYGDELQVRSVVEVLEHYKHSRVPLEQDIFACMIHGLFDEYAHYVDYPLEALATTAVLFGGIISHKLISRLPLKIGLGMILQAVKENRPEEPMYKFGLQALMQLFGRLREWPAFCKDLILIPGLQGTEAYRKAEEVVREHDEELARTLRNGLPAIAGSDKQLTNGGLEDSLSSEQHPPPFLSINVGPPPAGINYEDPTPDAQGKIQFALNNATDTTLQSIFKELQKMLDVKHQQWFASHLVEERAKMQPNYHHVYLELVKQFEDRLLWTEVLRETYVSVQRMLNSEQTQSNSTERTHLKNLGGWLGLLTLARDKPIKHSNIAFRQLLIEALDTKRLIVVIPFVCKVLTQAANSNVFRPPNPWLMDIIHLLIELYHNAELKLNLKFEIEVLCKCLDLDHEAIEPSGEILNRPPLEDVGDLVGPDNLDSFESLSLNGMTGVNSSLVSHPALAIPDLGPNLSVPSTEVVSAAKLHDIVRQALTRALQEIIQPVVDRSVTIAAISTQQMIRKDFATEGDPDRVRMAAVNMVKSTAGSLALVTSKEPLRANFTNYLRQLASELHQGLPEGIIMLCVNSNMELASSIIEKSAEERGVPEIEDLLAEDLEARRHHRINRPNDPFMDPRLNRWAWTIPAPFKLQPSLSGLNDEQMAIYDDFARQSRVTAAAAAAAAAAAAAASVTPSHVPSSSDARSIANEVLGDQYNSVSTIPTPAETPSLPHMGVQPQHYPPVHAGMVNGRQPGISPVDARNVAERVNSLLEKLATAVSNTAEEHFEDLPRTHEVINIHDAVVQLTIKTQQTSDEFAVYVATQISGLLFRPQPEPTSLLLETLVHVLETLRKVAGPATSQQIRWLFYQQSGSTFLNLPLISALLRTDLIDWHSIDAAMAKALNERSSGSIEFLESLMDLTLFSEAPVNLYTDFVQSLEEAWAWITEEPEVPGGQRFKAKVLGPSPEIHPDRTPEAQFEQFDYIFEEWVQLCNNDCASEKAATKFVQQLNWRRHIVTKEDFFVFARQAIDKSVDRAEQSAHLGEGFSDESFQAVDALVKMILIFTQSHDAPGTSESSRVAFLDSVLALGVLVLNNHHVRRGDAFNPRVFFRFFSNLFHQIMNLTERFSDSESEKIVLNFAARLWDLRPVVYPGFLFQWMGLLAHRAFLPAIMRMPNQAGWEPFTKLLTHLFSYLCNMLKAFEVSLAAKDLYSGTVKLVAVLFHDFPEYLSAYHVQLCQCLPSHATQLINMILSASTTPFDKVPDPFRPGLKIDRIPEMKDPVVSLYDCAGQLKELGLYDILEQSLQNGPSEDAIAQITHAMHHADTDLTTFGFVPVNVDRRVVDAVVSHIANAASQRAVNNSDAPVFVSGAPDVKTLHMLVTEVPAETRYYLLSSMVNELRFANASTNYFSHAIVEIFGHDLDDPEETEIRQQIVRVLLERMVGYWPQPWGLVVTILELLKNEKFHFFELPFIKAAPEVAARFEAILRPVVA